One window of the Candidatus Bathyarchaeia archaeon genome contains the following:
- a CDS encoding indole-3-glycerol-phosphate synthase, which yields MVDFLDLLAKAAMENIREGYYSRHSASGSLNQHGKRSLRDAILGCRRAAIVPEIKFASPSAGILRADKSDVESIAREMVSAGAVGISVLTEPKYFSGSLETFIKVRLSVDAPLLMKDIILSRCQIDAARRLGADAILLIVSIFERGYCEMGIDEMIDYSHSMGLEVLLETHDPSEFKTALSTKADMIGINNRDLRTLKVDINTTKAILEKAGRLRVEGRPIISESGIKSPEDICFLRKYGVDAFLIGTAVMSAKNIRDFVTRLVNAYEKG from the coding sequence ATGGTTGACTTTTTAGATCTGCTGGCTAAGGCTGCTATGGAGAACATTCGGGAAGGCTACTATAGTCGGCACAGCGCTTCAGGGAGCCTTAACCAACATGGGAAGAGAAGCCTTAGGGATGCTATACTTGGCTGCAGAAGAGCTGCCATAGTGCCGGAGATTAAGTTCGCTTCACCCTCAGCCGGGATTCTAAGGGCGGATAAAAGCGATGTGGAATCTATTGCCAGAGAAATGGTTTCTGCAGGAGCCGTTGGAATATCTGTTCTGACAGAGCCAAAGTACTTTTCCGGTTCACTTGAAACTTTTATTAAAGTCCGTCTATCAGTTGACGCGCCGCTTCTTATGAAGGATATAATTTTAAGCCGGTGTCAAATCGATGCTGCGCGTAGATTAGGCGCAGACGCCATACTTTTAATAGTCTCCATCTTTGAGCGCGGGTACTGTGAAATGGGGATCGATGAGATGATAGATTACTCTCACAGCATGGGGCTTGAAGTCTTGTTGGAAACTCATGATCCTAGCGAGTTTAAGACAGCGTTGTCGACGAAAGCCGATATGATAGGGATAAATAACAGGGACCTAAGAACCCTTAAAGTAGATATTAATACAACTAAAGCCATATTGGAGAAAGCTGGTAGGCTTAGGGTTGAAGGCAGGCCGATAATCAGCGAGAGCGGAATAAAATCGCCTGAAGATATATGTTTCCTGAGAAAATATGGCGTGGACGCTTTTCTGATCGGAACGGCTGTCATGTCCGCTAAAAACATTAGAGACTTTGTTACGCGTCTGGTGAACGCTTATGAGAAGGGTTAG
- a CDS encoding phosphoribosylanthranilate isomerase produces MRRVRVKICGITRVEDVYAAVKAGADSLGFIVDVPDSPRNISLEQAKRLMATTPLFVTKVAVTVFKGLEQTLKVYRKLRPDALQLHGALPSLDEIKEVSRRTRVIGVVKAVSDKIPEGIVHGIGYLDAILVDSHAPGMYGGTGIVHDWSLSRRIRDSIYPKPLILAGGLRPENVRSAILTVEPFAVDVSSGVEAYPGVKDAKKIFSFIEEVRRAEECLN; encoded by the coding sequence ATGAGAAGGGTTAGAGTCAAAATATGCGGCATAACTAGAGTAGAAGATGTTTACGCGGCCGTTAAAGCCGGCGCGGACTCTCTGGGATTTATTGTCGACGTCCCGGACTCGCCGAGGAACATATCGTTGGAGCAGGCTAAACGGTTGATGGCGACTACTCCCTTATTCGTCACGAAGGTTGCAGTCACCGTCTTCAAGGGCCTTGAGCAAACCCTCAAAGTTTACAGAAAATTAAGACCTGACGCGCTGCAGCTGCACGGCGCTTTACCTTCATTAGATGAGATAAAGGAAGTCTCTAGGCGAACCAGGGTTATAGGGGTTGTTAAGGCTGTTTCAGATAAGATTCCTGAAGGCATAGTGCACGGCATAGGTTACCTTGACGCCATACTGGTTGATTCACATGCTCCGGGAATGTACGGCGGCACGGGGATAGTTCACGACTGGTCTTTAAGTAGAAGAATTAGGGACTCAATATACCCTAAACCGCTGATCCTCGCCGGAGGCTTAAGGCCTGAGAACGTTAGAAGCGCGATCCTCACCGTTGAACCATTTGCGGTGGATGTTTCAAGCGGTGTCGAAGCCTATCCCGGAGTTAAGGATGCTAAGAAGATTTTCTCTTTCATTGAGGAAGTTAGGAGGGCTGAGGAATGCCTAAACTGA